A stretch of DNA from Thunnus thynnus chromosome 16, fThuThy2.1, whole genome shotgun sequence:
aaaggagggaaagcTCCACGACGACGAGCTGTATCCATGGATAACAGCAAGTACATCAAGGGAGCCAGAGGACGTGCCACCAAGAAGAAAGCCTCACTGCAGGCCGCCCAAGACGGTAGCTCAGAGAGCTCCTCAAGCCTCTCCAAATGGACAGGAAGTCCCACCTCCCGCAGCAGCGACGAGCTGGACGCCTGGACAGACTTCCGCTCCCGGACCAATTCCAACGCCAGCACACTGAGCGGTCGTCTGTCACCAATTTTGGCCAACCTGGAGCTGGACGAGGTGCCTGATGATGACTCACCCCTCTCCCCGATGCTGTACTCCAGCCCCAGCAGCATGTCGCCGTCCACGGGGCCCACAGGGCTCTCTGACCTGGCAGGTACCATGAACCTCAACGACAGGCTCTCTGACAACCTGATGGATGACCTTTTAGACAATATCAGCCTGACAGCATCCCAGCAGCCTCCTCCTGGAGAGGAAGACAACGGAGCCAATGGTCAGGGGAGCTCAGTGTTTACCTTCAGCTGCTCAGGTAGCCCCTCTGGCAGCTACGGGCCTAACCCTCTTTTTAGCCCACCGTCCATCACAAGCCTGCGCCAGTCGCCCATGCAGACCATCCAGGAGAACAAGCAGACCACCTTCTCCTGCATCTCCCACTTCAGCGACCACCAGACCCTGCAGGATCTGCTCAGCCTGGACACCCACAGCCACAGCAACGTCATGCTCACCCAGTCCGACCCGCTGATGTCACAGGCCAGCACCGCCATCACCCTGCAGAATTCCCGCCGTAATGCCATGCTGCTGCGCAAAGATCACGTGTTGGTGAACCACACCACCGCAGGTCAGGCCCAAAGCTCTTCAGTGCCTGGTTGGCAAGCTGGCTTGTCAACCTCAGACAACGGAGGCCTGGGGCTGAGCGGCGACGCCGGCCACCCCAACGTCAAGCAGCCGCACCTGAAGTCTCCCAGCAAGAACGCCTCTATGCAGCTCGGCTCTGGTTTGTCCGGCCAGGACCGCTTTCCCGCTGATCTGGACCTCGATGTGTTCAACGGCAGTCTCGAGTGTGACATGGACTCCATCATTCGCAATGAACTGATGGACGCAGATTGCCTGGACCTCAGCTTCGACTCTCGCCTCACCTCTGCCCAGAACGCCAACAGGAATTCAGGAAGTTTCTCGAGCTCGAAACAGACCTCCCCTCAGAGCTGGGTCCCAAGCTGAGAAGCTCTAACAGAGCTCAGcatgatcaaaaaaaaaaaaaaaaaaattggggaAAATGTAAATTGGGTTTCATTGTCCTGCATTGTGCAACTAGAGGGAAGAAAGTATGTAAAAGTGTATTCATGtagtatttttttccattatttttaatgtgagGGATTATGTTCGGTACTGTATTTTAAGTGTCTGAGACACACATAAGTGTCTTTagagtggagaaaaaaaaaaatcctttaaaaagaTCAATACCTGGGCGGTGTGAACAACAGTATTGACTGGAATGGAACTATGGGACATTTTGTtaaaactatataaaaaaaaaaaaacatcaactcGTGTTAGTCTCAGGGAATCACTCGTCACAAAGTGATACATGAAACTGAAGATGAATTATGTTTTCACCctgctttctctcctctttcacaCCCTTTCATACCTAAACCAACATTTTTGCCAAACCAGCTGTCAGCCTGTTGTGGGTGACAGCCTGTTTACAGAAAAAGCTGCAGAGAATGTTGCATTATTACGTTCCAGTGGAGGATACTtgacaagcttttttttttttttttttttttaaagtttctttgAGAGTACGTAGCCCTAAACCGGactaaaagatttaaaaatttacaaaaagctttttttcttttttttttctcccattgATGCACCGAGTCACGCACCAAATATCAATCTGTAGAGGTAATATGTTATCAAGATGTGAACTGATCTACATTGTGTGGTTTTTtgtatgtaatgttttatttttatttagcaaATTTTACCCTGTGATTTTAGTGACCTTACTGTAAATTTTGTTCCTTCTAAAGGTGCATTAATGAAGTCTTGATAATATGGTGTTTCTGCTGCAGACCCCTCTTCGCCATCTTCCTCCTACTCTTCTTCCACTTACTGCAATATTTGGAAGTACTGCTCAGTATACAAAGTTTAGGACAGAATTAAGGACAGTGTTTAGCAATCAACATGATTTAGTGCTCTAGTTGACAACATTTACATTAGCAAACACGTAGGACTATTTGGAATAAAATAACCACACTTGGAGACGCCACAGCACTACAATATTTGGTGCTATAAATAAGAAGATAGCAGGGAGTGGCTGCAGATGGAGCGGCATTAGTAGCCTCCCTTTGTTATCAGCACTACAGCAGGTTCTGGGTAAAATTATGTTTCCAACCCAGTGAGAGGAGGTTGTGTAGTATCTTtagagccttttttttttttttttttttttttttttttgccatttatgAAAGAAACAACcacagtattttaaatattgccaaaatatttctgcatttaaatAAGTGGAAATAGGAGGATATACAGTGTATAAATAGTAGGAACCAGTGCTataagggcaaaaaaaaaatctacatcaGCACAGTTTTTGTAGGAACACCAGgatgacttttttatttttttttattttacatttttatgacattttcagtGAATGTCTTCTCCCTAAATTGACCATTTCAGAAGAcatgttggttttatttatttaatttcttcttcttacttCCTTTCCCACATGTGTAGTGagtcagagcttttttttttttttttttttttttttggtggtcTGTTCAAACTCACCTACATTTTTCCACCTCAATCGGGTATTGATCAGGACTGACAGAGCATAGACAAGTGATGCCTGAAATTGTGTCCTATTAGAGTTATTAAGAAGATCTACGATGTTACATCCTGATGAATTTAACTGATATGGATTTGAGCTGAAATATTGAATCCCATTAGCTCAagtgtttatttaacagaaatatGTTCTGCACAATTGTGCTTCCAATTATAATTTTTGTAGCTTCACATGGATGATTTAATCTTAAAACTACAGAAAAATAACTTGACGCTTTGTTATTTTCTACATTAATTTTGAGTAACACTCACTGCCAATATCCATACTTCATTTCTTCCTATTGctcctacaaaaaaaaaggacatcaAGTTGACATTGCCAGTTGTAATTCCAGTTTCTCTCTTGGTTGTATCAGAGATGGTGCATGTAAATAAAGCTTAAAGAACCACTGAAtatctggggttttttttgatataccttttttatttctgtccctAGAGGAATTGCACAGCTGCAGACTTGCCTCTGCAGGCACCGCGGAGGTGATTTGCTATTGGATAATCACATCATGAGCTAAGAACCAATCACACACTGTATCCAAGAAGAATGGACCCACTGAGATTAAGTCAAGGTTTCTGAATGCAGGATGCATGACTGCTGAGGTAGGTGCTGCTCAACAACTGATGCACTGTGCATAATTTATcgctcacatactgtatattacaaaTGATAGTTGTTGTGGTAAGTATCTAAAAAGCCCAACAGCACTGACATCATATAATCCTAACAAAAGGAGGACTCCAGTGAAACGATAGAGCCCTCTACAGATCAAATGTAGACACTGTCTCCGTGTCCTCATGAAGGACAGGAAATGGAGAGAGGAAGCCCAACTGCTGGATGTTCGTCTCCATGGATACACCACAACAGGCCACTAAGGAGGCAGAGATTTTGCAGGACTGAAGGAGCTGTATTTTTGAATGTAATGTTGGACACATAACTGGAATTGTTAGAATCTCaatttctaaatgttttttcGATCCTGAATGAAGAGGTGAGCCATGTGTGACGCATACAGAGTTTCCTCTTCTGTTAAAGTGGAGCAGATGGAGGCAGAGTTGCGGCATCAACTCTCATCACTCAGGGCGGAAATTGAGGAGAATGGATTTCCCCGGAGAGCAGTGCCCTCCAAATCTTACAGGTGTGGAAGCACGGCTGATGGTGTTCATTGTTTTATGTGCAGTCTTGGGTCACATTATAGCTGTGAATAATTTTAAAGTGTAGATTGCCTGGTAGGTGGaatttaaagtcctcctccactcaaaaatgtgttttgcacatTGTtactggatgtttgagcttcaatGTGCAGAATTATGTATGTGTTCAGTCTGACGTTAGaggactgttttcacattcatctgctgaaggaggaaagtttctctgagcttaCTAAAAGTCTGTGTTTAAGATGGAGACGtataagcatgatttgtgacatcacaactagtatGGAAGCCAGTCCTGGTCCAATATGCAGCTTACACCATATTGATGTGGacacttgaagcctccagtgcacaaacactgagaatggactttacagtgaaggaggagacatcttgtgtcccacagttaaacttttgaaataatcgcatatttatagattctggatttttcaatgaaggagtagatataattttaaaacattttatgaggtaaattaattgtttgtggaaaaactgttattattccaagcagagtactTTTACATGTCTGAAGGGGAGTTTAATAGTAATGTCTAGATTGCCAGGTAGGTGGGATTTATACAGGCAAGTGACTTATTCTcagtaaaatatgattttacagTGATTCCAATTAAATATGGAGTTGACTGATTTTCAAAATGGTTTTGGCACCAGTTATCTGACACTTGTATGACATGCTTCTATGGATGTTAGCCCACCACTTATATTTCAGTCCAATCTTGACAGTATTGGATAGATTGCTTTGAAATTTGCTACAGATATTCAAGGTCCCTAGAGGATAAATGCTAATGACTTTGGTAATCCCCTGGACATATAGCACCATTAGGTCAAATATCAGATTGTCCTTTACGAACGAAATATCTTTAAAACTATTTTCATGATGTTCCCATCAACCTGAcgtgtactttgtgttttgtgctaagTAGCCATTTTTACCATGCTACCACACCAaaataagatggtgaacatggtaaatattactTGCAACATCATCATTagcattgtgagcatgttagcaggctgatattagcatttagcttaaagcaccACAATCTCAAagtagcctcacagagctgcttgcATACCTATAGCTTtatgcttatttttatttattttttatttaagtatttagTATTTACAGTGGAATTAACTACATCTTCTTCTTAAATCTTAGTTAATGTCAGCAAACTGTAACATTTAGCTTAGCGTTAAATCACTGCAGTGTCAAagtagcctcacagagctgttagcatagatagctttattttttttaatcattaaaagtggaaataattaaatcttttccttaaaaatgaaaagttgaattcattaGCAATAAAATGGCCCCTTATTGCTAAATTCACTCATATACACTCTTGTCATTACAGCTTTACTTGATATTAGCTTGTGGTGGCTAAtattgactgtatataatatttttatacgGTCAATGGTGGTTAATATTAGCTAACGTCAGCAaactttagcatttagcttaaagcactGCAATGTCAAagtagcctcacagagctg
This window harbors:
- the foxo3a gene encoding forkhead box protein O3a → MAEAPRNGNEPPLNVEIDPDFEPQKRPRSCTWPLPRPESGAGKPGTNDTDVIPEEEDDEGGSTESDAAQKGCGVGGVKAREPSRSSSSSSASQPVEVQRGHSKEEAADGSPSSGQTPAAAPGGSASQQLRKSSARRNAWGNYSYADLITQAIESSPEKRLTLSQIYDWMVRSVPYFKDKGDSNSSAGWKNSIRHNLSLHSRFVKVQNEGTGKSSWWMVNPEGGKGGKAPRRRAVSMDNSKYIKGARGRATKKKASLQAAQDGSSESSSSLSKWTGSPTSRSSDELDAWTDFRSRTNSNASTLSGRLSPILANLELDEVPDDDSPLSPMLYSSPSSMSPSTGPTGLSDLAGTMNLNDRLSDNLMDDLLDNISLTASQQPPPGEEDNGANGQGSSVFTFSCSGSPSGSYGPNPLFSPPSITSLRQSPMQTIQENKQTTFSCISHFSDHQTLQDLLSLDTHSHSNVMLTQSDPLMSQASTAITLQNSRRNAMLLRKDHVLVNHTTAGQAQSSSVPGWQAGLSTSDNGGLGLSGDAGHPNVKQPHLKSPSKNASMQLGSGLSGQDRFPADLDLDVFNGSLECDMDSIIRNELMDADCLDLSFDSRLTSAQNANRNSGSFSSSKQTSPQSWVPS